One genomic segment of Synechocystis sp. LKSZ1 includes these proteins:
- the larB gene encoding nickel pincer cofactor biosynthesis protein LarB, translating into MHQQHRGLSPATLQSLLEAVAQGQTSVPQALDHLKHLHFQPVEDFAKIDHHRQLRTGFPEVIWGPGKTPEQIVQIIQAMAPNHATVIATRIEPAVAEALTLAIPHLSYYPTARICALIQQELTIQAPGTIGILTAGTADLPVAEEAAITAILSGFQVQRLWDVGVAGIHRLLSHRELIQTMDVLVVVAGMEGALPSVVAGLVDCPVIGVPTSIGYGTSFGGVAPLLTMLNSCAVGIGVVNIDNGFGAAMLAGQILRTAQRLARNGKG; encoded by the coding sequence ATGCACCAACAACACCGTGGTCTGAGTCCCGCCACCCTTCAATCCTTGCTCGAAGCCGTGGCCCAGGGCCAGACTTCAGTTCCCCAGGCTCTCGACCACCTCAAACATCTCCACTTCCAACCCGTGGAGGATTTTGCCAAAATAGACCACCATCGCCAACTCCGTACCGGCTTTCCCGAAGTCATTTGGGGGCCAGGTAAAACACCGGAGCAAATTGTGCAGATCATCCAGGCCATGGCCCCGAACCATGCCACTGTTATAGCCACGCGCATTGAACCCGCCGTAGCCGAGGCCCTTACCTTGGCTATTCCCCACTTGAGTTACTATCCCACCGCCCGCATTTGTGCGTTGATTCAACAGGAATTAACGATCCAGGCCCCTGGAACTATTGGTATTTTGACGGCCGGAACAGCGGATCTGCCCGTAGCGGAGGAAGCGGCCATTACGGCAATTTTGTCTGGCTTTCAGGTTCAGCGCCTGTGGGATGTGGGAGTAGCCGGGATTCATCGTCTCTTGAGCCATCGGGAACTGATTCAAACTATGGATGTGTTAGTGGTAGTGGCGGGGATGGAGGGGGCCTTGCCCAGTGTTGTGGCAGGCCTGGTGGATTGCCCGGTGATCGGCGTACCGACCAGTATTGGTTATGGAACTAGTTTTGGCGGGGTGGCCCCCCTACTGACCATGCTCAACTCCTGTGCCGTGGGGATTGGCGTTGTTAATATAGATAATGGGTTTGGGGCGGCTATGCTGGCGGGCCAGATTTTGCGGACGGCCCAGCGCCTTGCCAGAAACGGAAAGGGATAG
- a CDS encoding EAL domain-containing protein, whose protein sequence is MAMTLPSFKSILVVDDDPSNLRFLRDILREEGYKVRACTTGTAALRGASVAPTDLILLDIKLPDYSGYDICQQLKADPQTTHIPIIFLSALTSTFDKVQGFKVGGADYVTKPFQIEELLARINTQLSLQRLQNHLQTINTQLIEEIEEHKRTKAILFFEKELAQVTLKSIGDGVITTNAEGYITYVNSVAEYLTGWNGEEAKGVHLFEVFKIVNELTKDPVINPITQALDEIRVINLARDTTLISRDGAEFAIDDSAAPIRDDQGNILGAVIIFRDVTASRNFTRQLSWQASHDALTGLVNRHGFEQALETLLAAEDWQEYHHVLCYLDLDQFKIVNDTCGHAAGDQLLRQVSKTLQHCIRENDTLARLGGDEFAFLLRHCSLKKAQEVAEKTRDAIEQLHFAWDDKIFSISVSIGVVGIDDRTRNKDTLLSIADAACYAAKGRGRNCIHVYQENDDELFRQRQERRWVLKIHQALEESNFCLYYQKVVPIGDNNKPVYNEILLRLINEEGKVISPGIFMPAAERYDLMPAIDRWVISHFFQQYNDYYQQFHQPGNMLPDLYALNISGASINNENFLGFLKEQILQTQIPPQQICFELTESTAIANFEQAIEFIKELKELGCCFAIDDFGHGMNSFEYIKHFPVDYLKIDGSFVKNIVHSKVDHTIVESFHRIGRVMNLETIAEFVENGVILEKLIAMGLDYAQGYEIAKPLPLNFEAIFQPTLA, encoded by the coding sequence ATGGCAATGACGCTTCCTAGCTTCAAGAGTATTTTAGTCGTTGATGATGACCCCAGTAATCTACGATTTCTGCGGGATATCTTACGGGAAGAAGGGTATAAGGTGCGTGCTTGTACCACAGGAACTGCCGCCCTAAGAGGGGCCTCCGTAGCCCCCACAGACTTAATTTTGCTAGATATCAAGTTACCCGACTATAGTGGTTATGACATTTGCCAACAACTAAAAGCAGATCCTCAAACGACCCATATTCCTATCATTTTTCTAAGTGCCTTAACCAGTACCTTTGATAAAGTTCAAGGGTTTAAAGTGGGAGGAGCAGATTACGTTACTAAGCCCTTTCAAATAGAAGAATTGCTAGCTCGAATCAATACCCAGTTATCACTCCAGCGACTCCAAAACCACCTGCAAACCATCAATACCCAACTCATCGAGGAAATCGAAGAGCATAAGCGGACTAAAGCGATTCTCTTTTTTGAAAAGGAACTGGCTCAGGTGACACTTAAATCCATTGGGGATGGCGTAATTACGACCAATGCGGAAGGCTATATTACCTACGTTAATTCCGTTGCTGAATATTTAACGGGATGGAATGGGGAAGAGGCCAAGGGAGTTCATCTATTTGAGGTGTTTAAAATTGTCAATGAGTTGACTAAAGACCCGGTTATTAACCCTATTACCCAGGCCCTCGACGAAATTCGGGTTATTAACCTTGCCCGCGATACCACTTTAATATCCCGTGATGGCGCCGAGTTTGCCATTGATGATTCGGCCGCACCAATCCGAGATGACCAGGGCAATATTCTAGGTGCTGTAATTATCTTTCGAGATGTGACTGCTTCTCGCAATTTTACTCGTCAATTATCTTGGCAGGCGAGTCATGATGCTCTCACCGGCTTAGTCAATCGTCATGGTTTTGAACAGGCCTTAGAGACGTTGTTAGCGGCAGAGGATTGGCAAGAGTATCATCATGTTTTATGTTATTTAGACTTAGATCAATTTAAAATTGTGAATGATACCTGTGGTCATGCAGCCGGTGATCAATTATTGCGCCAGGTGTCTAAGACGCTTCAACACTGTATTCGAGAAAATGACACCTTAGCCCGATTAGGAGGGGATGAATTTGCATTTTTATTACGTCATTGCTCCCTAAAAAAAGCTCAAGAAGTTGCAGAAAAAACTCGGGATGCGATCGAACAGTTACATTTTGCTTGGGACGATAAAATTTTTAGTATTAGTGTGAGTATTGGGGTCGTTGGGATTGATGACAGAACAAGAAATAAAGATACACTACTCAGTATTGCCGATGCTGCTTGTTATGCGGCTAAGGGACGAGGACGTAATTGCATTCATGTATATCAAGAAAATGACGATGAATTGTTTCGTCAACGTCAAGAAAGACGATGGGTACTTAAGATTCATCAGGCTCTGGAGGAAAGCAATTTTTGCCTTTATTATCAAAAAGTAGTCCCCATTGGAGATAATAACAAACCAGTTTACAACGAGATTTTATTGCGTTTAATCAATGAGGAGGGAAAGGTGATTTCGCCGGGAATTTTTATGCCGGCCGCAGAGCGCTATGATTTGATGCCAGCTATCGACCGTTGGGTGATTAGTCACTTTTTCCAGCAATATAATGATTACTACCAGCAGTTTCATCAACCAGGAAATATGTTACCTGATTTATATGCCCTTAATATTTCAGGAGCCAGTATTAACAATGAAAATTTTCTTGGATTTTTAAAAGAACAAATTTTGCAGACCCAAATCCCCCCGCAGCAGATTTGCTTTGAGTTAACAGAGAGTACAGCGATTGCAAATTTTGAACAAGCCATTGAATTTATTAAGGAACTCAAAGAATTAGGATGTTGTTTTGCCATTGATGATTTTGGTCATGGCATGAACTCCTTTGAATATATCAAACATTTTCCTGTGGATTATTTAAAGATTGATGGCAGTTTCGTTAAGAATATTGTCCATAGTAAAGTAGACCATACTATTGTGGAAAGCTTTCATCGTATTGGCCGCGTTATGAATCTCGAAACGATTGCTGAGTTTGTTGAGAATGGCGTGATTTTAGAGAAACTGATAGCCATGGGCTTGGATTATGCCCAAGGTTATGAAATTGCAAAACCTCTTCCCCTTAATTTTGAGGCCATCTTCCAGCCAACACTAGCCTAA